In Ostrinia nubilalis chromosome 12, ilOstNubi1.1, whole genome shotgun sequence, one DNA window encodes the following:
- the LOC135076863 gene encoding uncharacterized protein LOC135076863, translating to MEQLRASFLFKIALVFFLAVPLDSVTVSPDLCPTNKIAPHRRIVSWGPPSGRTFAAYYDLLAPRPPNSPLQDQASLQEDPQPDQPDDCGEIEDYDENDLSSVTPRRTRGSREDKRWFFGLFDNRPPQQLPAYRPPTTTNRPQNSPQNGGRPPAPLRPPYASGGLLSNNYYKPPYHQVPSDHLKPVHEYSDNSEVQQTYRPDVVGGPLMHIVGLTRPTVTTPNDAIRRRQEYLDSLRRQSTPPTFQTVTRRPRPRKLTNDSTVIGSFIDLFFK from the exons ATGGAACAGCTAAGAGCGAGTTTTCTATTCAAAATTGCATTG GTCTTCTTTTTAGCAGTACCACTAGACTCAGTCACAGTAAGCCCGGACCTGTGCCCCACGAACAAAATAGCTCCCCACCGGAGGATCGTAAGCTGGGGGCCACCGAGTGGACGGACTTTCGCCGCGTATTATGACCTCCTGGCGCCTCGCCCTCCAAACTCTCCTCTTCAGGATCAGGCGTCGCTGCAAGAAGACCCTCAGCCGGACCAGCCAGATGACTGCGGAGAAATCGAGGACTACGATGAAAATGATCTCAGCTCTG tAACACCTCGAAGGACCCGTGGCAGTCGTGAGGATAAGCGTTGGTTTTTCGGGTTGTTCGACAATCGGCCGCCTCAGCAGTTGCCAGCGTATCGGCCCCCCACGACTACGAATAGACCCCAAAATAGCCCTCAGAACGGGGGTCGACCCCCGGCTCCTCTAAGACCCCCATACGCGTCAGGAGGTCTGTTGAGCAATAATTACTACAAGCCGCCATATCATCAAGTGCCATCAG ATCATTTGAAACCTGTGCACGAGTATTCGGATAATTCGGAAGTTCAACAGACTTATCGCCCTGACGTCGTGGGAGGTCCTCTTATGCATATAGTAGGCCTGACTAGACCTACCGTCACCACACCTAATGACGCCATAAGACGGCGACAAGAATATCTTGACAGTTTGCGCCGACAATCTACGCCGCCGACTTTTCAAACAGTAACGCGACGCCCAAGGCCTAGGAAATTAACTAATGACAGCACTGTAATTGGATCCTTCATAGACTTGTTTTTCAAATGA
- the LOC135076862 gene encoding retinoid-inducible serine carboxypeptidase-like produces the protein MFAWTTFYLLLVNLKIMRYYLVFLVALGYVKAEVLYEEINPYTEALSYTPWKSVQKYVEVRPGAFMFYWLYYADGTSYGADRKPLVIWIQGGPGLAASGIANFMELGPFDMHMQPRNHTWVKGRNVLLIDHPVGTGFSYVTDKKLLVKTDRQMATDLARAIKTFFRTHKEFRKTPTYLFSQSYGGKLCPRLAYYLHTAIEKKRLKMNFKGIGIGSGWVDPKESTLAHPSFLYNMGAIDQNTYMKCVVISKRIAYAVEQKNYVAAGEYDAILYRTVTQESGMEINFNNINQVDTNGALNLLEKKINKYVKPTLKIVNQSLEWSYISEDVFQSLNRSFFVPSMKFLEMLLNNTQLNIAVYNGNLDVVTPLAGASNWAHKLNWYGADEFKNAKRIKINGHRTGFYKKAHRFSFWWVFGSGHWVPEDNPVAMEQILEHVMSSDE, from the exons ATGTTCGCTTGGACAACGTTTTATCTCTTGTtggttaatttaaaaataatgcgCTATTATCTTGTTTTTTTGGTGGCATTGGGATACGTTAAGGCTGAAGTACTTTATGAAG AAATCAATCCGTATACTGAAGCACTAAGTTACACTCCCTGGAAAAGTGTACAAAAGTATGTGGAAGTGAGGCCTGGAGCGTTCATGTTCTATTGGCTGTACTATGCTGATGGCACGAGCTACGGTGCGGACAGAAAGCCGCTGGTAATATGGATCCAAGGAGGGCCAGGCTTGGCAGCCAGCGGAATAGCCAACTTTATGGAACTTGGCCCTTTTGATATGCACATGCAACCGCGAAACCATACCTGG gtgaAAGGGAGGAATGTATTGTTAATAGATCATCCTGTGGGCACAGGGTTTAGTTATGTTACTGACAAAAAATTACTTGTAAAGACTGATAGACAAATGG CGACAGACCTCGCCAGAGCAATAAAGACGTTTTTCCGAACGCACAAAGAATTTCGCAAAACGCCGACTTATCTCTTCAGTCAGAGTTATGGAGGAAAACTTTGCCCGAGATTGGCGTATTATCTTCACACA GCAATTGAAAAGAAGCGTCTTAAGATGAATTTCAAAGGCATAGGAATTGGCAGCGGTTGGGTTGACCCAAAAGAGAGCACTTTGGCGCATCCAAGCTTTTTATACAATATG GGTGCCATCGATCAAAATACGTACATGAAATGCGTCGTAATATCCAAGAGGATAGCATACGCCGTAGAACAGAAGAACTACGTGGCAGCAGGTGAATACGACGCCATTTTGTATAGAACCGTTACGCAAGAGTCCGGCATGGAGATTAACTTCAACAATATTAACCAAGTGGACACAAATGGCGCACTGAATTTgctagaaaagaaaataaacaaatacgtAAAGCCAACCCTGAAAATAGTCAACCAAAGCTTGGAATGGTCGTACATTTCTGAAGATGTATTCCAAAGTTTGAATCGAAGTTTTTTTGTGCCGTCAATGAAATTTT TAGAAATGCTGCTAAATAACACTCAGCTGAATATTGCAGTTTACAATGGCAACTTGGATGTAGTCACGCCTTTAGCAG GGGCATCAAATTGGGCACACAAGCTCAATTGGTACGGTGCCGATGAGTTTAAAAATGCAAAACGAATAAAAATCAATGGTCACCGAACTGGATTCTATAAAAAAGCGCACAGATTTAGTTTTTGGTGGGTCTTCGGCTCTGGGCATtgg gTACCTGAAGATAACCCTGTCGCGATGGAACAAATCCTAGAGCACGTTATGTCGAGTGACGAATAG